TTTTTTTAAGGTCAAATCGCATGATTTTCTCCCTCTTCTTCAGATCCGGAAAAGATGGTATTGCCGGTGTTATTATAGAGATCAAATAATGGTCCAAATTCAATGAACCGGATAAACGGACAGATGCCACAATTTTTATTCACAATTTATGGATCTGAGATCAGGGTTACGGCGTGGATGTTAAGAGTTGTTTATGCGGGTAATTAGATGTACACTAAAAGAAAAAATCTCAGAGACTCAGTTTTGCCGTCAAAGAAAAAGTGTGGGCATTTTAGCCATCGGATTCTGGTGTAAAAAACATGTCCAGTCAGGATTAGCCATCAATTTAAGATTATATTGATTGTATGAGATCAATAAAAGAATACTTGGAATATAGAGATTTCCTCAGGGATTATTATGAGGAGAACAAAAACCAGAAGCCCTATTTTTCTTTCCGCTACATGGAAAACAAGGTTTCTATCGATGCCTCTCATCTGGTAAAGGTTTTCCAGAAGCAACGCCATATAGGGAAAAACTCCATTGAGAAATTTATCAATTTCTGTGATCTCTCCGGCACCGATGCCGAGTATTTTGCTGCACTTGTCCATTTTAACAAAGCCAAATCGGACCGGGACAGCAAGTTTTATTATGAAAAACTGCTTGCATTACGAGGGGTAAAAACCCACTCACTGGAAGAGAGCCAGTATGAGTTCTACACAAAATGGTATTACACTGCAATACTTACACTTCTTGATTTTTGCAGCTTTTCAGGTGATTATAAATCTCTGGCAGCCAGACTGAGTCCACCTGTCACCGAAACAGAGGCAAAAAAAGCTATTGCCTTGCTAAAAAAACTGGGGCTTAT
This DNA window, taken from Fibrobacter sp., encodes the following:
- a CDS encoding TIGR02147 family protein, with protein sequence MRSIKEYLEYRDFLRDYYEENKNQKPYFSFRYMENKVSIDASHLVKVFQKQRHIGKNSIEKFINFCDLSGTDAEYFAALVHFNKAKSDRDSKFYYEKLLALRGVKTHSLEESQYEFYTKWYYTAILTLLDFCSFSGDYKSLAARLSPPVTETEAKKAIALLKKLGLIKKRSDGTYYLTDKLITTGEHSRAAAVRNFQEETMRLAIESLKRHPREKRSISTVTVTISEKNLDKVNEMIKGFRESILKYAKDELMADKVYQLNIQFFPLTD